The Canis lupus dingo isolate Sandy chromosome 18, ASM325472v2, whole genome shotgun sequence genome includes the window CAGGACTGAGaatctgtccttttctttttcaataggctcaggatatttgtttttcctactgGTACCACCTTATTGCATACATACCCTTGTTCTCCTTGGGGCCTAATGCAATGCTCTCCCACTTGAAAGACTTTTGAGATTTCTGGCTAGTAGTTCATGCTACTGGAATTTTTGCTTTGGTGGCACATTACTTGCCTTAATAATCCTTTTCTGACCCTTTAATTCTCTCTGAGTGTTACTAACTcctatgaaaattaaaagtatgttTTTGTAATAATTTGATTGATATCTTCCTTCTCTATCAGACTGTTCAGCCCTATCAGGCAGGAATGTGTTTGCTTTGGCTCACAATATCAGCTGCACAGTAGACATTGAACATTTGAATttatgagtgaaaaataaatctattacaTTACAGTTGAAAGTTTAAGTGgattttggattattttgttttataatcattGCAATATGGAGCTATATTCTTGGAATGTGATAGCAACCATAATTATCATATGTTTTTAAGCTATCCTTGCCTGTCTCCCAGACCTTTGTAAAGTCCTCATATCTCCAAACTTCAAAGGAACTTTGGAAAGAACAGCTTCCCTGAGGGACTTTAGGGATAGGTCTACATTTTTGCATTGACAGAGTAATAAAGGGAAGTTGAGCTTTCCAAAAGGTAATCCTGATTCTCGATCTGCATATTGAAAAATGGTATCTTCTCAAAGGATATGATAATTGTGTAATACTAGGGAGTGGCCAGTAGTGAATCGAGCTAAGGTCAGAGGCAGAGTAAGGAGTGATGGTTTGCAGACCAGGTACAGTTGGGGGCAGGCTATGAAATGACATGGAATTGGACAAGAAACTTACTTCACcagcttccctgccccctcctctctcttttactCATATATGAAACAGAAACACTTTGGAAAGAAGCAGTTGATTCTTATTATCAATTGAATAGGAGCTATCCAGGTCAGGGCTATCATAGTCATATACCTAAACACTAGCAATTTGTTAAAAGTCTAAATTCTACACCTTTAAACATTTCATCTTATTATAAACTACATGAGGAATAGAACTCATggacaaaataattttactcataTAAAGAATGGTAAAAATGAATTTACTCCATCAAAAATTCTAATATTaagattataaaacaatatatctACATATGGCATTGCTTCAAATGAGACATTGTTCCAAGTCATTTTTTTAGGTTTGTTAGAAACAGGACATAACACTTGTCAGTTGCTTTTCTTAAGGCATTTTTTACCTCTTGGTTCCTCAAGCTATAGATAATGGGGTTTAGCATAGGAATTACTATTGTGTAAAATACAGAGGCCATTTTGTCTGTGTCAAGGGAGTGGTTTGATTTTGGCTGCAGATACATGAAGATCAATGTCCCATAGAATATAGTCACAGCAGTCAAATGAGAAGCACAAGTCGAGAAAGCTTTGCACCTCCCTTCTGTAGACTGGATTTTCAAGATGGTGGCCACAATGTATAAGTAAGAAATAAGAACAGTGGTCAAAGAGCTGATCATGTTGAATCCAGCAAAGATGAAAATCAAGATTTCTTTGAGGCTGGTGTCCGAGCAGGCAAGTGCCATCAAAGGAACATCGTCACAATAGAAGTGATTGATGATATTGGGGCCACAATACATCAGTTGGAAAGTAACAACTGTGTGGAGCAAAGCAACAGAAAAGCTGTATAAGTAGGGGCCTATCACCAGCTGCATACACACCTTTCGAGACATGATCATCATGTAGAGAAGAGGATTGCAGATGGCCACATAACGGTCATAAGCCATTACTGCAAGAAGGAACATCTCAGAAATCAGGAAGTTCAAGAAAAAGCCCAGCTGTGTTGCACATGCATAGAAAGATATAGACCTGTGCTTGGTCAGGAGGGTCTCCAGGAACTTGGGGGCTATCGATGAGGAGTAACAGAGGTCTATAAAGGCCAGATTACTGAGAAAAAAGTACATGGGTGTGTGAAGTCGAGAATCCAATCGGATTAAAGAAATCATCCCTAGGTTCCCTACCAATGTTAGAGTGTAGACCACTGAAATGAGCAGAAAGAGAATGATTTCAATCTCTCTGTGGAcggaaaaacccaaaagaatgaaTTCTGTCACCTTGGTGCTATTCCTTTCAGCCATTTATTCCAGTCCCTTAATTGCTGAAAAAAGAcaagacagagccagagacaaaTTATTAGGTCAGGGAATTGTCACAGGCATCAACTGTTAGCTTCagaaattatagttttattttatttatttagataaggagaagaaatcaattttttaaaatttcctgctcccttattttcttcttttacgtCTGCCTGTCGTCTGTCTGCCTGTCGCCGAAACACAACGTGTCagctcttattttcttcttgatggaGCAAGACCTTAATATattactacatattttttaaatagctattttctctattttaataaatatgcattatgctaaatgaaaagtTAAGCAGGATGCTCAATGGGAGAAGCTAATCAGGatattttatggggaaaaaaaacggGCCGGTAAATGTTCTTTCCACTTGTGGGTCAGGTAAATTTTGAAGTGTGCATGTTAATTCATTGTCAAATACTgtgttctaaaaattttttaaaaatatacttgtgaGTAAggttagaatatatatatttttaaaagtatcatttgggcagcccaggtggctcagcgacttcagcccagggtgtgatcctggagacctgggatcgagtcccgcgtcaggctccctgcatggagcctgcttctccctctgcctgtgtctctgattctctctcatttatgaatgaataaataaaatatgaaaaaaataaataaaagtataattcttTGGATTAAAGTATTTATGGAATTCTATTTTAACTATTTCCAACATTTGTAATTAGAGATGTTTTTCACCATCTCTGGTAAATTTTCAGTGAAATAACAGCATACTTTTAAAAGGTGGCAATCTCCTTGTCAAGAGAAAGAATAGTTTTTGGCAAGCAACACTTCTGTCATCTGATGTTTGTAAAGTTTTCATTGTTAAAGCAATGACCTTTATGTCCACAAGTATGAATATATCAGTATTGCCTCTAGGTCCAGCTTAGGGATCTGAGCTGCCCGTCATTATGCAACTTAGGTAACTAGgtaggaggaggaagcagacaaACAGGATAGCCCAGAGTATGGATAGTCTTCCTTTGGTTGATTAAAGTCACTTCTTATTGGATTCTATATTCATGGGACATACAAAGCCATATCTTTCTCCAGTTGCCACCATATTCACAAAGCCTCCTTAGATCCTTGATCCTCAGgccacctgcgtggctcagcggtttagcgcctgccttcggatcaggatgtgatccccggagtcctggggtggagtcccacatcaggagccttgcatggagcctgcttctcctctgcctctctctctgcctctctctgtgtgtctctcattgaaacacataaaatctaaaaaaataaaaaataaaaaaagatcctTGATCCTCAGTGCCTTCTCACCTCCACCATCAGAATTTATCTTATATCTCTGTACATAACTTGCCTATGCTTATGACAACCTATATGGTGTGGTTATTGGGAGTTATATGCCTCTTTCCACATCTGAAATTGTGACAGCTAACTTTAATTTTGGGAGGAAAGTAAGCAATAAGAAATTCTCACTGTATCATATCCATAATACATACAACGTGTCAAATAGAAAGGATAatctcctttcctccccaaagGTATTACCCAAAGGGAAACAGTTTTGTCTAAGTGGTcagaaaaatcatcttttaaattttctcttcttcctttattgATTCATCTTAACACTGTAAACGGTACCTAGAGcattctccaaaaataaataaaacatatgcatgcatgtatatatgtgtatatatatatatatatatgcaaacacatacatgcattcattttttaaaaagattttatttatttattcatgagagacacacaca containing:
- the LOC112663681 gene encoding olfactory receptor 1038-like; translated protein: MAERNSTKVTEFILLGFSVHREIEIILFLLISVVYTLTLVGNLGMISLIRLDSRLHTPMYFFLSNLAFIDLCYSSSIAPKFLETLLTKHRSISFYACATQLGFFLNFLISEMFLLAVMAYDRYVAICNPLLYMMIMSRKVCMQLVIGPYLYSFSVALLHTVVTFQLMYCGPNIINHFYCDDVPLMALACSDTSLKEILIFIFAGFNMISSLTTVLISYLYIVATILKIQSTEGRCKAFSTCASHLTAVTIFYGTLIFMYLQPKSNHSLDTDKMASVFYTIVIPMLNPIIYSLRNQEVKNALRKATDKCYVLFLTNLKK